In Sphingobacterium zeae, one genomic interval encodes:
- the lpxA gene encoding acyl-ACP--UDP-N-acetylglucosamine O-acyltransferase, with product MIQPLAYIHPEAKIAKNVVIEPFVTIYKDVIIGEGTWIGSNVTIMDGARIGKNCKIYPGAVISGEPQDLKFDGEITTVEIGDNTTIRECVTINRGTKDRYKTVIGKNCLIQAYSHVAHDCEVGDNCVFSNNSTLAGHITVGDYVVLAGMVAVHQFVKIGSHAFVTGGSLVRKDIPPFVKAAREPISYAGINSVGLRRRGFSEDQIAEIQNLYRILFVQNRNLAKAIEIIEAEYQATEIRDEILDFIRNSGRGIMKGFNNRAM from the coding sequence ATGATACAGCCATTAGCTTATATTCATCCTGAAGCAAAAATTGCTAAAAATGTGGTCATCGAACCATTTGTAACCATTTATAAAGACGTCATCATTGGTGAAGGCACTTGGATAGGCTCAAATGTGACGATTATGGATGGAGCACGAATAGGAAAAAATTGTAAAATATATCCCGGTGCAGTAATTTCTGGAGAGCCTCAAGATTTAAAATTTGATGGTGAGATTACAACAGTGGAAATTGGTGATAATACAACCATACGCGAGTGTGTAACAATCAATAGAGGCACCAAAGATAGATATAAGACAGTCATTGGAAAAAATTGTTTAATTCAAGCATATAGTCATGTTGCGCATGATTGTGAAGTAGGCGATAATTGTGTTTTCTCAAATAATAGTACGCTTGCAGGACATATTACCGTGGGTGATTATGTCGTACTGGCTGGAATGGTAGCTGTTCATCAATTTGTCAAAATTGGTTCGCATGCATTTGTTACCGGTGGTTCATTGGTACGTAAGGATATACCGCCTTTTGTTAAAGCGGCGCGCGAACCTATTTCTTATGCAGGGATTAATTCAGTTGGATTAAGAAGAAGAGGATTTTCGGAAGATCAGATCGCCGAAATTCAAAACCTTTATCGAATTCTTTTTGTCCAAAATAGAAATTTAGCTAAGGCTATAGAAATTATAGAGGCTGAATATCAGGCAACAGAAATTCGGGATGAAATTTTGGATTTTATTCGGAATTCGGGCCGAGGTATCATGAAAGGATTCAATAATAGAGCGATGTAA
- a CDS encoding bifunctional UDP-3-O-[3-hydroxymyristoyl] N-acetylglucosamine deacetylase/3-hydroxyacyl-ACP dehydratase, which produces MNVKQRTIKNEVEISGVGLHTGKIVSMTIKPAPENHWFKFRRVDLEGQPEILVDADNVTDTSRGTTITQNGASVSTIEHLMASLIGLQIDNVLIDIDGPEIPILDGSSAIFVKLLEEAGFEEQDADRDYYEISNNIHYAEPDRKVEILGMPMDGYRMTCMIDFNSPVLGSQHAAITSIDDFKSEISSSRTFCFLHELEMLVDHGLIKGGDLSNAIVIVDKETSPEELQKLAHLFHKETVAVAKEGILNNNQLRYQNEPARHKLLDMVGDLALVGRPLKGHIMAARPGHAANVAFAKKIKEQIKKDKTRKKIKVYDPNMPALYDTVEIMKILPHRQPMLMVDKILELTETHVVGLKNVTMNEDLFMGHFPGAPLFPGVLQVEAMAQTGGILVLKTVPDPENWLTLFLKIENARFKAQVTPGDSVIFRCDLMEPIRRGIAKMKGVAMVGEKIVCEAELMAQIVRVNNN; this is translated from the coding sequence ATGAATGTAAAACAGCGAACCATCAAAAACGAGGTTGAGATTTCGGGGGTAGGTCTTCATACAGGGAAAATTGTATCGATGACCATTAAACCCGCTCCGGAAAATCACTGGTTTAAGTTCAGACGTGTAGACTTGGAGGGGCAGCCAGAAATTTTGGTTGATGCAGATAACGTGACAGATACTTCGAGGGGGACGACAATTACTCAGAATGGTGCAAGTGTTAGTACAATTGAACATTTGATGGCGTCGTTAATTGGTTTACAAATTGATAACGTCCTGATTGATATAGATGGTCCCGAGATACCTATCTTAGATGGAAGTTCAGCTATTTTTGTAAAGCTGCTTGAAGAGGCAGGGTTTGAGGAGCAGGATGCTGACAGAGATTATTATGAGATTTCCAATAATATCCATTATGCAGAGCCTGATCGTAAAGTCGAGATATTGGGGATGCCGATGGATGGCTATAGGATGACCTGCATGATCGATTTTAACTCGCCGGTGTTGGGAAGCCAACATGCTGCGATTACGTCAATTGACGATTTTAAATCCGAAATTTCATCTTCACGGACCTTTTGCTTTTTGCATGAGTTAGAAATGTTGGTGGATCATGGGCTTATTAAAGGCGGTGACCTAAGTAATGCCATTGTTATTGTGGATAAGGAGACTTCACCTGAAGAATTACAGAAATTAGCTCATCTTTTTCATAAAGAAACCGTAGCAGTTGCTAAAGAAGGAATATTAAACAATAATCAATTACGCTACCAAAATGAGCCTGCTCGACATAAATTGTTGGATATGGTTGGAGATTTGGCACTCGTTGGGCGACCCCTGAAAGGCCATATTATGGCTGCTCGGCCGGGGCATGCCGCCAATGTTGCCTTTGCGAAAAAGATAAAGGAGCAGATTAAGAAAGATAAAACACGTAAAAAAATTAAAGTTTACGATCCTAATATGCCAGCATTATACGATACGGTAGAAATTATGAAGATTTTGCCGCATCGTCAACCTATGCTTATGGTGGATAAGATTCTTGAATTGACCGAAACACATGTGGTGGGCTTGAAGAATGTTACCATGAACGAAGATTTATTTATGGGACATTTTCCCGGAGCGCCATTATTTCCAGGCGTATTGCAAGTAGAGGCTATGGCGCAGACAGGAGGAATTTTGGTTCTTAAAACAGTTCCTGATCCGGAAAATTGGCTGACTTTATTTCTGAAAATTGAAAATGCCCGTTTTAAAGCGCAGGTAACCCCCGGAGATTCTGTTATTTTTAGATGCGATTTGATGGAGCCGATTCGAAGAGGTATCGCAAAAATGAAAGGTGTGGCCATGGTAGGAGAGAAGATCGTATGTGAAGCCGAGCTTATGGCTCAGATCGTAAGAGTAAATAACAACTAA
- the lpxD gene encoding UDP-3-O-(3-hydroxymyristoyl)glucosamine N-acyltransferase — protein MQFTAQQIATLLEGRIEGNPEVAVGNLAKIEEGKKGDLSFLSNPKYEHFIYTTDASIVIVNEDLQLTHSTKPTLTIIRVKNAYAAFSTVLNMYNEFRLDKSGREEPHFIHDEAEIGQGGYIGAFVYIGRGASIGDHVKIYPQVYIGDKVTIGDNTTLYPGVKIYHDCKIGKNVVLHSGVVIGSDGFGFAPQEDGTYKKVPQIGYVQIEDNVEIGANTVIDRATMGATIVRDGVKLDNLIQIAHNVDIGRNTVVAAQTGISGSSKIGEHVVLGGQVGVVGHIVIAKGSQIQAQSGVNRSIKEEGKKWGGTPLMAYQPQLRSNVIFARLPELEKRIQELEKLVEKKLK, from the coding sequence ATGCAATTTACTGCGCAACAAATAGCGACATTATTAGAAGGACGGATTGAAGGAAATCCAGAGGTTGCGGTAGGTAACCTTGCCAAAATTGAGGAGGGTAAAAAAGGTGATCTTTCTTTTTTGTCGAATCCCAAATACGAGCATTTTATATATACTACCGATGCCTCGATTGTTATTGTTAATGAAGATTTGCAATTGACACATTCGACTAAACCTACATTAACAATTATACGGGTTAAGAATGCCTATGCCGCTTTTTCTACTGTCCTAAATATGTATAATGAGTTTCGCCTTGACAAAAGTGGGCGAGAGGAACCTCATTTTATACACGACGAGGCTGAAATCGGCCAGGGGGGCTACATCGGTGCATTTGTATATATAGGCAGAGGAGCATCGATCGGTGATCATGTGAAAATTTACCCTCAGGTTTATATTGGAGATAAAGTTACGATTGGAGATAATACAACGCTCTATCCAGGAGTGAAGATTTATCATGATTGTAAGATCGGTAAAAATGTGGTGTTACATTCAGGTGTTGTCATCGGATCCGATGGATTTGGATTTGCACCACAAGAAGACGGAACATATAAAAAAGTTCCTCAGATTGGCTATGTTCAGATAGAGGATAATGTTGAGATTGGTGCCAATACCGTAATTGATAGAGCAACCATGGGAGCTACCATTGTGCGTGATGGCGTGAAGTTGGATAATTTGATTCAGATTGCCCATAATGTTGATATTGGAAGGAATACTGTCGTTGCGGCGCAGACTGGTATTTCCGGTAGTTCAAAAATCGGAGAGCATGTAGTATTGGGCGGTCAGGTTGGTGTCGTTGGGCATATCGTTATTGCTAAGGGGTCCCAAATTCAGGCCCAATCCGGAGTGAATAGATCGATCAAAGAAGAGGGCAAGAAGTGGGGCGGTACGCCTTTGATGGCTTATCAGCCACAATTGCGATCTAATGTAATCTTTGCTCGCCTTCCTGAATTGGAGAAGCGGATCCAGGAGTTAGAAAAATTAGTAGAAAAAAAATTAAAATAA
- a CDS encoding HD domain-containing protein, which produces MNKNKIINDPVYGFVSIPTGLVFDLVQHPYFQRLRYIKQVSMTHLVYPGALHTRFQHAIGSMHLMAMALETLRSKGVFISDTEEEAALSAILLHDIGHGPFSHSLEHSLIEGVSHELLSSLLMDRINQDLDGRLSLAITIFNNKYERKFLHQLVSSQLDVDRMDYLNRDSFFTGVSEGVISFDRIIKMLNVVADEIVVDYKGLYSVEKFLIARRLMYWQVYLHKTVIGAEQLLIKILQRAKYLTAAGHQLFSTPAFHWFLSQQINKSNFLDNPLHLDWFTRLDDTDIMSAIKTWECHEDHILRTMCQRVMKRDLYRSVLSNKPFSREYIDLVKAKVQAEIDVAMEDIHYYVFTQEIQNRAYNSSQDQIKILLKSGELVDITEASDLGNLEALSKNVAKYALCYPKEVGYVAIPSVK; this is translated from the coding sequence TTGAACAAAAATAAAATTATAAATGATCCGGTATACGGGTTTGTTTCGATCCCCACAGGATTGGTCTTTGATTTGGTACAGCATCCTTATTTTCAGCGACTCCGCTATATCAAGCAGGTGAGTATGACACATCTCGTCTATCCAGGTGCATTACATACTCGTTTTCAGCACGCCATTGGATCGATGCATTTGATGGCGATGGCTTTGGAAACCTTAAGAAGTAAGGGTGTATTCATTTCGGACACGGAAGAGGAAGCAGCTCTTTCAGCTATTTTACTCCATGATATTGGGCATGGCCCCTTTTCCCACTCATTAGAACATAGTTTAATTGAAGGCGTTTCGCATGAGTTGTTGTCTTCGTTGTTAATGGATCGAATCAATCAGGATTTAGACGGAAGGTTGAGCCTTGCAATTACCATTTTTAATAACAAATACGAGCGCAAATTTCTTCACCAATTGGTGTCGAGCCAGTTAGATGTGGATCGAATGGATTACCTCAATAGGGATAGCTTTTTTACGGGAGTATCTGAGGGAGTAATTTCATTTGACCGTATCATAAAAATGCTCAACGTGGTAGCGGATGAGATTGTTGTGGATTATAAAGGGCTATATTCAGTGGAGAAATTTCTAATAGCACGGCGACTGATGTATTGGCAAGTATATCTGCACAAAACCGTTATTGGTGCCGAGCAGTTGCTGATTAAAATTCTGCAGCGGGCAAAATATTTGACGGCTGCTGGCCATCAACTCTTTTCTACTCCAGCTTTTCATTGGTTTTTAAGCCAACAAATCAATAAAAGTAATTTTTTGGACAACCCGTTGCATTTAGACTGGTTTACTCGTTTGGATGATACAGATATTATGTCTGCCATAAAAACATGGGAGTGTCATGAGGACCATATTCTACGTACAATGTGTCAACGGGTGATGAAGCGTGATTTATATCGCTCTGTATTGAGCAACAAACCTTTTTCGCGCGAATATATTGATTTGGTGAAAGCAAAAGTACAGGCGGAAATCGACGTGGCGATGGAGGATATTCACTATTATGTATTTACTCAGGAAATTCAGAATCGCGCGTATAATTCATCCCAGGATCAAATAAAAATTTTGTTAAAATCGGGCGAACTTGTCGATATAACGGAGGCTTCTGATCTGGGGAATTTAGAAGCACTGTCGAAAAATGTCGCTAAATATGCTTTGTGTTATCCAAAAGAGGTAGGATATGTTGCAATTCCTTCTGTCAAGTAG
- a CDS encoding PglZ domain-containing protein — MQKTHILWADDEIDFLKPHILFLESKGYKVDTVNNGNDAVEAFKNGFFHLVFLDENMPGLTGLETLGILKSINPSVPIVLVTKNEEEHVMEDAIGSKIDDYLIKPVNPKQILMTIKKLTENKRLVNEKTSMAYQQDFRNLGMTLNENLDYNQWSEVYKKLVYWELSLEKLEDNNMHEILTMQKSEANMQFSKFIENNYIHWINRPENGPILSHQLFKKKVFPTLEDDVPTFFFLIDNLRFDQWKIINEVITDYFRLEEEINYFSILPTATQYARNAIFSGLTPLEMEKRFPKLWQNDEDEGGKNLYEDKFLEDQIKRLYRKPIKHSYTKILTLEQGKDVVDNLGNLMHNQLNALVYNFVDMLSHARTDSSMIRELANDEAAYRSLTLSWFEHSPLLEAIKWLSQKKVRVIITTDHGTIRVKKPSKIVGDRNTNTNLRYKQGKNLNYIDKDVFAIKTPHEAQLPKLHVSSTYVFAKEDTYFVYPNNYNQFVNYFNGTFQHGGISLEEMIIPFATYLPK; from the coding sequence ATGCAAAAAACACATATTCTCTGGGCTGACGATGAAATTGACTTTCTAAAACCACATATCTTATTTTTAGAAAGCAAAGGATATAAAGTTGACACCGTCAATAATGGAAATGATGCTGTTGAAGCCTTTAAAAATGGTTTTTTCCATCTCGTTTTTTTAGACGAGAACATGCCCGGTCTGACCGGACTTGAAACACTCGGTATACTGAAGTCAATCAATCCTTCTGTACCTATTGTGCTGGTCACTAAAAATGAAGAAGAACATGTCATGGAGGATGCGATAGGCTCTAAAATTGATGATTATCTGATCAAGCCGGTCAATCCCAAACAGATCTTGATGACCATCAAGAAATTGACTGAAAACAAGCGCCTCGTCAATGAAAAAACATCCATGGCCTACCAGCAAGACTTCCGTAATTTAGGGATGACTCTCAACGAAAACCTAGATTACAACCAATGGTCGGAAGTATATAAAAAGCTTGTGTACTGGGAGTTATCTTTAGAGAAACTTGAAGATAATAATATGCATGAAATTCTGACCATGCAAAAATCTGAAGCAAACATGCAGTTCTCAAAATTCATAGAGAATAACTATATTCATTGGATTAATCGTCCCGAAAACGGCCCTATCCTCTCCCATCAGTTGTTTAAGAAGAAAGTGTTCCCAACGCTGGAAGATGATGTACCTACATTTTTCTTCTTAATAGACAACTTGCGGTTTGACCAATGGAAAATTATCAATGAAGTCATCACCGACTATTTTAGACTGGAGGAGGAAATAAACTATTTCAGTATTTTACCAACAGCAACACAATATGCTAGAAATGCCATCTTTAGTGGACTAACTCCGTTAGAAATGGAAAAGCGTTTTCCGAAATTGTGGCAAAACGACGAAGACGAAGGCGGTAAAAATCTATACGAGGATAAATTTTTGGAGGATCAGATTAAGCGCCTTTATCGAAAGCCCATAAAACACTCTTACACAAAAATTCTGACGTTGGAACAAGGAAAAGACGTTGTAGACAATCTCGGAAATTTAATGCACAATCAGCTTAATGCATTAGTGTATAATTTTGTGGATATGCTATCTCATGCACGTACAGATAGCTCTATGATTCGCGAATTAGCAAACGACGAGGCAGCATACCGTTCCCTCACCTTGTCTTGGTTTGAGCATTCTCCCTTATTGGAGGCGATCAAATGGCTCTCCCAAAAAAAGGTTCGCGTGATTATCACCACTGACCATGGGACAATCCGTGTAAAAAAGCCAAGTAAAATTGTGGGGGATCGAAATACAAATACAAATTTGAGATATAAACAGGGCAAAAATCTGAATTATATTGACAAAGACGTCTTCGCTATCAAAACCCCACATGAGGCACAATTGCCCAAACTTCACGTGAGCTCAACCTACGTGTTTGCCAAGGAGGACACCTATTTTGTCTACCCGAACAACTACAACCAATTTGTCAATTACTTTAATGGAACGTTTCAACATGGCGGAATCTCTTTGGAAGAAATGATTATCCCCTTTGCGACATACTTACCGAAATAG
- the tsaE gene encoding tRNA (adenosine(37)-N6)-threonylcarbamoyltransferase complex ATPase subunit type 1 TsaE yields MEIIVNSVADLSQAAQTLLTSFPEERIFLLYGPMGAGKTTFVKHLCKQLNVQDSTSSPTFSIVNEYESASGPVYHFDFYRIKDEQEAFDFGYEEYFYSGAYCFVEWPEKIPNLLPEEAKEIHISIIDATTRQISIH; encoded by the coding sequence ATGGAAATTATTGTAAATTCGGTAGCAGATTTATCGCAAGCAGCTCAAACACTTTTAACCAGTTTTCCGGAGGAACGCATTTTTTTGCTATATGGTCCAATGGGGGCCGGGAAAACAACTTTTGTAAAACACCTCTGCAAACAATTAAATGTTCAGGACAGCACATCGAGCCCGACATTCTCCATCGTAAATGAATACGAATCTGCTAGTGGCCCCGTATATCATTTCGATTTTTACCGTATCAAAGACGAACAGGAGGCATTTGATTTTGGCTACGAGGAATACTTTTATTCAGGAGCATACTGTTTTGTGGAGTGGCCAGAGAAAATCCCCAATTTACTTCCTGAAGAAGCAAAGGAAATACACATCAGCATCATAGATGCCACAACACGTCAAATCTCTATTCATTAA
- a CDS encoding ABC transporter ATP-binding protein, with amino-acid sequence MAQSSSCQYIPSDIHVPGLSAIHAENLSFSFHENSMQFAVENSSFDIEEGKITAIIGESGSGKSTLLRLIYGLLEPTEGVVRYKGWQVPTRKDKLIPGHDAMKLVSQGFDDLNTYANVWDNVASQLPNTNIKRKQDKTAEILQRLRIDHLGRKRVADISGGEKQRVAICRALINEPEVLLMDEPFNQVDASFRDTLQQDIKDIVKETGLTVILVSHDPTEVLALADNLIVMKEGKILDQNNPHQLYDNPSHPYTAQLLAKSNILTIQQAQNLGITTEKPIAIHQEWISISPSQESTFFVKDVRFRGFYYEIVVSNNVIDLHTITTSQIIPPKQQTVDLTISHWISFDH; translated from the coding sequence ATGGCTCAATCATCCTCTTGTCAATATATTCCATCTGATATTCATGTGCCTGGATTATCAGCTATACACGCCGAAAATCTTAGCTTTTCCTTTCATGAGAACAGCATGCAATTTGCTGTTGAAAACAGTTCCTTCGACATTGAAGAAGGAAAAATAACCGCGATTATAGGTGAGTCCGGGAGTGGGAAAAGTACCTTGTTGAGACTTATATATGGATTATTGGAACCAACAGAAGGTGTGGTGCGTTATAAAGGTTGGCAGGTACCTACACGCAAAGATAAGTTAATTCCTGGTCACGATGCGATGAAATTAGTCTCGCAGGGTTTTGACGATTTAAATACATATGCCAACGTGTGGGACAATGTTGCATCGCAATTGCCAAATACAAATATCAAACGTAAACAAGATAAAACTGCGGAAATACTGCAACGTCTTCGGATAGACCACCTTGGGCGAAAAAGAGTAGCAGATATCAGTGGGGGAGAAAAGCAACGCGTTGCAATCTGCCGTGCGCTCATCAATGAGCCCGAAGTTTTACTTATGGATGAACCCTTTAATCAGGTTGATGCCTCTTTTCGCGACACGCTCCAACAAGACATAAAAGATATAGTTAAAGAAACCGGGTTAACTGTTATACTCGTTTCTCACGATCCGACTGAAGTACTTGCTTTAGCAGATAATCTTATCGTGATGAAAGAAGGTAAAATTTTAGATCAAAACAACCCACATCAACTCTATGACAATCCTTCGCACCCTTATACCGCCCAATTGTTGGCAAAAAGCAACATCTTGACTATCCAGCAAGCTCAAAATCTAGGGATAACAACCGAAAAACCTATAGCAATCCATCAAGAATGGATTTCAATAAGTCCTTCACAAGAGTCCACTTTCTTTGTAAAAGATGTGCGATTCCGAGGATTTTATTATGAAATTGTTGTCAGCAACAATGTGATCGACTTACATACCATTACAACCTCTCAAATCATTCCGCCAAAACAACAAACAGTTGATCTGACCATATCCCATTGGATTTCTTTTGACCATTAA
- a CDS encoding alpha/beta hydrolase, whose amino-acid sequence MKRIFMILCSLISLVKAQETINLYADSIPNSTDKEQVNLEKNVPRLFAYPADKSSAKNIAVLVIPGGGYSHIAMDHEGHAVAKELVKNGYSAFVLQYRLPSPNIMRNKSIGPLQDAQRAVQLIRTLHPELRKVGVIGFSAGGHLASTLITQFKKDYIANSSHVSLRPDFAGLIYPVISMENDITHKGSRINLIGENPSEDLVRSFSSELQVSPEVCPVFFVHAKDDRAVPIENSYRMIAALDKAKVPNKLYVFEQGGHGFGLINKTSDKLWFDAFLSWLATLD is encoded by the coding sequence ATGAAAAGAATTTTTATGATTTTATGTTCGTTGATTTCACTCGTTAAGGCGCAGGAAACAATCAATCTTTATGCAGATTCCATTCCGAATTCGACGGATAAAGAGCAAGTGAATTTAGAAAAAAATGTTCCCAGGTTATTTGCTTATCCGGCAGATAAAAGTAGCGCTAAAAATATCGCTGTACTGGTGATCCCGGGAGGTGGGTATTCGCATATCGCTATGGATCATGAAGGACATGCTGTTGCTAAAGAACTCGTAAAAAATGGTTATTCGGCTTTTGTTTTACAATACCGTTTACCTTCGCCAAATATCATGCGTAACAAATCAATAGGACCTCTTCAAGATGCTCAGCGGGCGGTCCAATTGATCAGAACGTTGCACCCTGAACTTCGCAAGGTTGGCGTTATTGGCTTTTCTGCTGGCGGGCATTTGGCCTCTACTTTAATTACCCAATTCAAAAAGGACTATATAGCGAATTCTTCGCATGTATCCCTAAGACCTGATTTTGCTGGATTGATTTATCCGGTCATCTCCATGGAGAATGATATCACACACAAAGGATCAAGAATTAATCTCATCGGAGAAAATCCTTCAGAAGATCTGGTCCGATCATTTTCTTCTGAATTACAGGTCTCTCCGGAAGTTTGCCCGGTTTTCTTTGTACATGCCAAAGACGATAGGGCTGTGCCGATAGAAAACAGTTATCGAATGATTGCTGCTTTGGATAAAGCTAAAGTGCCCAACAAACTTTATGTCTTTGAGCAGGGGGGACATGGTTTTGGATTAATTAATAAAACTTCGGATAAATTGTGGTTTGACGCATTTTTGTCCTGGCTAGCTACACTGGATTAG